A window of the Teredinibacter franksiae genome harbors these coding sequences:
- a CDS encoding BrnA antitoxin family protein has protein sequence MSKVSKTDWERLSDMGDKDIDTSDIPELDDAFFLSAELKVPPKQPVTLRIDSDVLVWF, from the coding sequence ATGAGCAAAGTATCTAAAACAGACTGGGAGCGACTGTCTGATATGGGCGATAAAGACATCGACACGAGTGACATCCCCGAACTGGATGACGCCTTTTTCCTTAGTGCCGAATTGAAAGTTCCGCCCAAACAGCCTGTCACTTTGCGTATTGATAGCGATGTGTTGGTGTGGTTTTAA
- a CDS encoding BrnA antitoxin family protein — MVLKHKGKGYQTRINKLLRAYMESQQR; from the coding sequence GTGGTTTTAAAACACAAGGGCAAGGGATACCAGACTCGGATTAACAAGCTGTTACGTGCTTACATGGAAAGTCAGCAGCGCTAG
- a CDS encoding Tc toxin subunit A-related protein encodes MNAQAITGELTQILKQHSAAALRHGLADLEYNNQIKQIEQAKELHRFFNEDDTDKYGKTSNKALYTWMQREVRGLYTRCFQFAFDTAKQAERALQHELGDHNLTFLKYDYQSGKEGLLAGDKLFFDVKRMAEAFLRMNKREKEQTVHLSLLQLDPAALIQSKQTGRCEVEVPEAAIDLEFPGHYFRRIKSVAVTVHRKESNCIKNIRSNN; translated from the coding sequence ATGAATGCTCAGGCTATCACTGGGGAACTCACACAGATTTTAAAACAGCACAGCGCTGCCGCACTTCGTCACGGCCTAGCGGACTTGGAATACAACAACCAGATAAAACAAATAGAACAAGCGAAAGAGCTACACAGGTTCTTTAATGAAGACGACACCGACAAATACGGAAAGACAAGTAATAAGGCCTTGTATACGTGGATGCAACGGGAGGTGAGGGGGCTTTATACCCGATGTTTTCAATTCGCGTTTGATACTGCGAAGCAAGCAGAGCGTGCTTTACAACATGAGTTAGGCGATCACAACTTAACGTTCCTTAAGTACGATTACCAGAGCGGAAAAGAGGGACTGTTGGCCGGTGACAAATTGTTCTTTGATGTTAAACGTATGGCAGAAGCGTTTTTAAGAATGAATAAGCGAGAAAAAGAACAAACGGTTCATTTGAGCCTGTTGCAACTTGATCCAGCTGCTTTAATTCAATCAAAACAGACGGGCCGCTGCGAAGTGGAGGTTCCAGAAGCAGCGATTGACCTCGAATTTCCTGGTCATTATTTTCGTCGTATTAAGTCTGTTGCCGTAACAGTGCATAGAAAAGAAAGTAATTGCATCAAAAATATACGCAGTAACAATTGA